A single genomic interval of Candidatus Zixiibacteriota bacterium harbors:
- a CDS encoding cupin domain-containing protein, giving the protein MADALKAFEEELELKNFRGYWQNVQGDVYREPVPSYEPCLWKGKDLFAAIEKAGEVVGLDLSFRRVIQLRNPSLKNGTSRTMVLNLQMLKPGEQALSHRHMAGAIRFILKGHGVRLIVEGEAFEIGEGDFVTTPSWTWHDHENHGGETMLWLDGLDAPLVRLLETDFHEPDPRKKQPVTRPEGFTPATVGALRPAWVRPNSPQPPAYCYRWEATELALSKVGEQPGDPYDGIVLEYANPLTGGPTLPTMSCQIQMLRPMERTRAHRHTSCAIYHVYRGAGATVIDGRRYEWEKGDSFVVPHWRHHSHENRSKDPAILFVMSDKPVMDALGHYREEPRS; this is encoded by the coding sequence ATGGCCGACGCGCTGAAGGCGTTCGAAGAGGAGCTGGAGCTCAAGAACTTCAGGGGCTACTGGCAGAACGTCCAGGGCGACGTCTATCGCGAGCCCGTTCCTTCCTACGAGCCCTGCCTGTGGAAAGGAAAAGACCTCTTCGCCGCCATCGAGAAAGCCGGCGAGGTGGTCGGGCTCGATCTCTCCTTCCGCCGCGTCATTCAGCTGCGCAATCCCTCCCTCAAGAACGGCACGTCCCGCACGATGGTTCTCAACCTCCAGATGCTCAAGCCGGGCGAGCAGGCTCTTTCCCATCGGCACATGGCCGGCGCGATCCGTTTCATCCTGAAAGGGCACGGCGTGCGCCTGATCGTCGAGGGGGAAGCGTTCGAGATCGGCGAAGGCGATTTCGTGACGACCCCGAGCTGGACGTGGCACGACCACGAGAACCACGGCGGCGAAACCATGCTGTGGCTCGACGGCCTCGACGCGCCTCTCGTGCGTCTTCTCGAAACCGACTTCCACGAGCCCGATCCGCGGAAAAAGCAGCCGGTCACCCGGCCGGAGGGATTCACGCCGGCGACCGTGGGCGCTCTGCGCCCCGCCTGGGTCCGGCCGAACTCGCCGCAGCCGCCGGCCTATTGCTACCGGTGGGAGGCGACCGAGCTCGCCCTGAGCAAGGTCGGGGAACAGCCGGGCGACCCGTACGACGGAATCGTGCTGGAATACGCCAACCCGCTCACCGGGGGACCGACGCTCCCGACCATGTCATGCCAGATCCAGATGCTGCGCCCGATGGAACGAACCCGCGCCCACCGCCACACCTCCTGCGCCATCTACCACGTTTACCGGGGCGCGGGCGCCACGGTGATCGACGGACGGCGCTACGAATGGGAGAAGGGCGACTCCTTCGTCGTTCCCCACTGGCGCCATCACAGTCACGAGAACCGGTCGAAGGATCCGGCGATCCTTTTCGTGATGTCCGACAAACCGGTGATGGACGCCCTCGGCCACTACCGGGAGGAACCACGGTCATAG
- a CDS encoding beta-ketoacyl synthase N-terminal-like domain-containing protein: MKPVFVDGIGITRFGKDPRPLPAIFCDAARQALESGRCQDVDAIFIGVMAAEEFTGDGNIASCIADALGLTGRPAVRIETASSSGAAALYAGVQAIASGCHRRVLVVAGEKMTHFGTRAATRVLAGVLDREERQCGATMPALAAMIAEKYRQHFRLSRSRMEAMLCAVALKNHLNASHNPLAHFRNAVTREMYLASDFVATPLRRFDCAPITDGAAALVLTAERTDVRLSGIGQGTGPVSMAERETFVSFPATRIAAARAYRMAETSPEGIDIAEVHDAFTPFEIISTEDLGFFPPGKGGEAALAGKTALDGPLPVNASGGLKARGHPVGASGLAQVVEIAKALRGHGAGNREFMRGLAQSTGGLATNNFVTILERAGARAVHSPGLPAALEVPVDRPKKAPRREPAGSEGEIETFTVLHVTPEGFSPPLALALIRDHARRLVIAQGKDSRQLKIGREVYLRRGDGFYVFKVKSRLEIAKEAVRKLLQRGLRWRRPRLGELPT; encoded by the coding sequence ATGAAGCCGGTATTCGTGGACGGCATCGGTATCACCAGGTTCGGAAAGGATCCGAGGCCCCTGCCGGCGATCTTTTGCGACGCCGCCCGGCAGGCCCTGGAATCCGGGCGCTGCCAGGACGTCGATGCGATCTTCATCGGTGTCATGGCGGCCGAGGAGTTCACCGGCGACGGCAACATCGCGTCGTGCATCGCCGACGCGCTGGGCTTGACCGGTCGGCCGGCGGTGCGCATCGAGACCGCCTCCTCGAGCGGCGCCGCGGCGCTCTACGCGGGGGTTCAGGCGATCGCGTCGGGCTGCCACCGCCGCGTGCTGGTGGTCGCCGGCGAAAAGATGACCCACTTCGGGACGCGGGCGGCGACGCGGGTCCTCGCGGGCGTGCTCGACCGCGAGGAACGCCAGTGCGGCGCGACGATGCCGGCACTGGCGGCGATGATCGCCGAAAAGTACCGGCAGCACTTTCGCCTCTCCCGGTCGCGCATGGAAGCGATGCTCTGCGCCGTCGCGCTGAAGAACCACCTCAACGCGTCGCACAATCCCCTGGCACACTTCCGGAACGCGGTGACGCGCGAGATGTATCTCGCGAGCGACTTCGTGGCCACCCCGCTGCGGCGTTTCGACTGCGCTCCGATCACCGACGGCGCGGCCGCGCTCGTGCTGACCGCCGAGAGGACCGATGTGCGCCTGTCCGGGATCGGGCAGGGAACCGGGCCGGTGAGCATGGCGGAAAGAGAGACCTTCGTCTCGTTTCCGGCCACTCGCATCGCGGCGGCACGGGCCTACCGCATGGCGGAGACCTCGCCCGAAGGCATCGACATCGCGGAGGTCCACGACGCCTTCACCCCGTTCGAGATCATCTCCACCGAAGATCTCGGCTTCTTTCCTCCGGGAAAGGGGGGCGAGGCGGCGCTCGCCGGGAAGACCGCGCTCGACGGACCTCTACCGGTCAACGCCTCGGGCGGGCTGAAGGCGCGCGGCCATCCGGTCGGAGCGAGCGGCCTGGCTCAGGTCGTCGAGATCGCCAAGGCGCTGCGCGGGCACGGCGCGGGCAACCGTGAGTTCATGCGGGGGCTGGCGCAGAGCACCGGGGGGCTGGCGACGAACAACTTCGTTACGATCCTGGAGCGCGCCGGGGCCCGCGCGGTGCACAGTCCGGGGCTTCCGGCCGCCCTCGAAGTCCCGGTGGACCGTCCGAAAAAGGCTCCCCGCCGGGAGCCTGCGGGCAGCGAAGGGGAGATCGAGACGTTCACCGTGCTTCACGTCACCCCGGAAGGCTTCAGTCCGCCGCTGGCGCTGGCCTTGATCCGCGACCACGCCCGCCGGTTGGTCATCGCCCAGGGCAAGGACAGCCGCCAGCTGAAGATCGGCCGCGAGGTCTACCTCAGGCGCGGCGACGGTTTCTACGTATTCAAGGTCAAGAGCCGGCTGGAAATCGCAAAGGAAGCGGTGCGAAAGCTGCTACAGCGGGGCCTGCGCTGGCGCCGTCCGCGCCTGGGCGAGCTGCCGACGTAG